In a genomic window of Nocardia fluminea:
- a CDS encoding helicase HerA-like domain-containing protein yields MTTPQEKAAAARKAAEDAARVAAEAMAAAEAAEQEAAASSAAAATEGESAAAAGESGVASTESATQRPPAEPGSTGAAAKIAEGYAFSGPVLELGTVMVDGVADPGARVRIPLRMMNRHGLVAGATGTGKTKTLQGIAEHLSRAGVPVVMADVKGDLSGLSEPGADTEKIRARAAETGATDWAPGTFPTEFVSLGTGGIGVPIRATITSFGPILLSKVLGLNDTQESTLGLIFHWADQRGLALLDLKDLRAVITHLTSPEGKEDLKGIGGVSSQTAGVILRSLVNLEADGGDTFFGEPELDPADLLRTAGGLGVITLFELGQQAARPALFSTFLMWVLADLFQTLPEVGDVDKPKLVFIFDEAHLLFAEASKAFLQQVEQTVKLIRSKGVGVFFCTQLRTDIPNPVLSQLGARVQHALRAFTPDDQKALAKTVRTYPKSSVYDLEEALTSLGTGEAIVTVLSETGAPTPVAWTEVAPPRSLMDTIGEEAIESKALSSALYGKYGQSVDRESAYEMLLASVAAAEPAPESAPAPGRSTSQEQDSAAERIMANPAVKSFLRSAASAAGREISRSIFGTRRR; encoded by the coding sequence ATGACCACCCCACAGGAGAAGGCGGCAGCGGCACGCAAGGCGGCCGAGGACGCGGCCCGGGTCGCCGCCGAGGCCATGGCGGCCGCGGAGGCCGCCGAACAGGAGGCCGCGGCGTCGAGCGCGGCAGCGGCCACGGAGGGTGAATCGGCGGCAGCGGCCGGCGAATCCGGCGTCGCGAGCACAGAATCCGCCACTCAGCGCCCGCCTGCCGAGCCCGGTTCGACCGGTGCGGCCGCGAAGATCGCCGAGGGCTACGCCTTCAGCGGACCGGTATTGGAACTCGGCACGGTGATGGTCGACGGTGTCGCCGATCCTGGTGCGCGCGTGCGCATTCCGCTGCGGATGATGAACCGGCACGGCCTCGTTGCGGGCGCCACCGGCACCGGCAAGACCAAGACCCTGCAAGGCATCGCCGAACACCTGTCCCGCGCGGGCGTTCCGGTGGTGATGGCCGACGTCAAGGGCGACCTGTCGGGTCTGAGCGAACCCGGTGCCGACACCGAGAAGATCCGGGCGCGGGCGGCGGAGACCGGCGCGACCGACTGGGCGCCGGGCACGTTTCCCACCGAGTTCGTCTCGCTCGGCACCGGCGGCATCGGGGTGCCGATCCGGGCGACGATCACCTCGTTCGGCCCGATCCTGCTCAGCAAGGTGCTCGGCCTCAACGACACCCAGGAATCGACGCTCGGCCTGATCTTTCACTGGGCCGATCAGCGCGGCCTCGCACTGCTCGACCTGAAGGACCTGCGTGCGGTGATCACCCACCTCACCAGCCCCGAGGGCAAGGAAGACCTCAAGGGCATCGGTGGGGTGTCCTCGCAGACGGCGGGGGTGATCCTGCGGTCGCTGGTGAATCTCGAAGCCGACGGCGGCGACACGTTCTTCGGCGAACCCGAACTCGATCCGGCCGATCTGCTGCGCACCGCGGGTGGGCTCGGCGTGATCACGCTTTTCGAACTCGGTCAGCAGGCGGCGCGGCCCGCGCTGTTCTCGACATTCCTGATGTGGGTGCTCGCCGATCTGTTCCAGACGCTGCCGGAGGTCGGCGATGTCGACAAGCCGAAACTCGTGTTCATCTTCGACGAGGCGCATCTGCTGTTCGCCGAGGCGTCCAAGGCGTTTCTGCAGCAGGTCGAGCAGACGGTGAAGCTGATCCGGTCCAAGGGAGTCGGCGTGTTCTTCTGCACCCAGCTACGCACCGACATCCCCAATCCGGTGCTCTCCCAGCTCGGCGCCCGCGTGCAGCACGCGCTGCGCGCCTTCACTCCCGATGACCAGAAGGCGCTGGCCAAGACCGTGCGCACGTATCCGAAGTCGTCGGTGTACGACCTGGAAGAGGCACTGACCTCGCTCGGCACCGGCGAGGCGATCGTCACGGTGCTCTCCGAAACCGGCGCGCCCACACCCGTCGCCTGGACCGAGGTCGCGCCACCGCGCTCGCTGATGGACACCATCGGTGAGGAGGCGATCGAGTCCAAGGCGCTGTCGAGCGCGCTGTACGGCAAGTACGGGCAGAGCGTCGACCGGGAATCGGCCTACGAGATGCTGCTGGCCAGTGTGGCGGCCGCCGAGCCCGCGCCCGAATCCGCTCCCGCGCCGGGGCGTTCGACGTCACAGGAGCAGGATTCGGCCGCTGAACGAATCATGGCGAATCCGGCGGTGAAGAGTTTCCTGCGTTCGGCGGCGAGTGCGGCCGGGCGCGAGATCAGCCGCAGCATCTTCGGCACCCGGCGCAGGTGA
- the orn gene encoding oligoribonuclease: protein MSDKLLVWMDCEMTGLRLDSDKLIEIAALVTDSDLNILGDGVDIVIHADDAALACMPPVVATMHAKSGLTEEVRRSTVTLEQAQQQVLDYIREYAPTARTVPLCGNSIGTDRGFIARDMPELDAHLHYRMVDVSSIKELCRRWYPRIYFGQPEKGLAHRALADIKESIRELEYYRRTAFVPLPGPTTTEIAAAAQAATEAVDVTGSSPLPAD from the coding sequence GTGTCAGACAAACTCCTGGTCTGGATGGATTGCGAAATGACGGGGCTCCGTCTCGACAGCGACAAGCTGATCGAGATCGCCGCGCTCGTAACCGACAGCGACCTCAACATTCTCGGTGACGGTGTCGACATCGTCATCCACGCCGACGACGCCGCCCTGGCCTGCATGCCACCGGTCGTCGCCACCATGCATGCGAAATCCGGCCTGACCGAAGAGGTCCGGCGTTCCACGGTCACCCTCGAGCAGGCGCAGCAGCAGGTGCTCGACTACATCCGCGAGTACGCGCCCACCGCGCGCACCGTGCCGCTGTGCGGTAACTCCATCGGCACCGATCGCGGCTTCATCGCCCGCGACATGCCCGAACTGGACGCGCACCTGCACTACCGGATGGTCGACGTGAGCTCGATCAAGGAACTGTGCCGGCGCTGGTACCCGCGCATCTACTTCGGCCAGCCGGAGAAGGGCCTGGCCCACCGCGCACTGGCCGACATCAAGGAATCCATCCGCGAACTCGAGTACTACCGCCGCACGGCGTTCGTCCCGCTGCCGGGGCCGACCACCACGGAGATCGCCGCCGCCGCGCAGGCTGCCACCGAGGCCGTGGATGTCACCGGTTCGAGCCCTCTACCAGCCGATTAG